Proteins from a genomic interval of Maylandia zebra isolate NMK-2024a linkage group LG15, Mzebra_GT3a, whole genome shotgun sequence:
- the gareml gene encoding GRB2-associated and regulator of MAPK protein 2 isoform X2 — translation MEKLSASLSEITWSPLALPLDAVVSKFRLPTLVRLAHGECVEGLSEDDVVLLHSCRQWTTVTAHSLEEGHYVIGPKIDIPLQYQGKFKLLDEDRDVRDPVQYFSSVEEVAGAFPDRVFVMETITFSVKVVSGEFSEDSEPYSFTLQAGDELSLMGKAELLCATPSKEKTGLSALLRRLGKTPRSKTPCLVCMNHRTNQSVSLPFGCRGRFCTRSPLEQGMLGGEHTVRSIIERVRLPVNVSVPSRPPRNPYDRHAVREGHRYKLLNIVSKTVVLCMVLRHQEVSPSHFLLLRCMPRFNVAEASVHKAALESLLLRHAFDPDAYSRAVRETRPELECMTEECVSPRRSRVCVSSQDSLAPALQRLSMCGYVGGVSDSVSQRCRDSLGERLGEGPGEEREYVTPEWTEGEMRTAEEIPYEELWTNQNAEGLGKEPNLISFHSSSSLDGSLGTVVTRVSTPPPVPPKSDAFLQCFGEDCSFRRNHYHQFHIAMGAVIDLGWSYVSTYLHQCERGVSLFDRPSSSPSLLQRRLHLQSSSQPSCSTSLPQNVHLPETKHLLLLLWTTGQLLPLPRCLPLLLPVLLG, via the exons ATGGAGAAGTTGTCGGCGAGCCTGTCGGAGATCACTTGGAGCCCGTTGGCGCTGCCGCTGGACGCGGTGGTCAGCAAGTTCCGTCTGCCCACTCTGGTCCGCCTGGCCCACG GTGAATGTGTGGAGGGTCTGTCAGAGGACGATGTGGTGCTCTTACACTCCTGCCGTCAGTGGACCACAGTGACGGCCCACAGCTTAGAGGAGGGTCACTATGTAATTGGTCCCAAAATTGACATCCCTCTGCAGTATCAGG GCAAATTCAAGTTGCTGGATGAAGACCGGGACGTCAGGGATCCAGTCCAGTATTTCTCTAGTGTGGAGGAGGTTGCTGGTGCCTTTCCAGACCGAGTTTTTGTCATGGAGACGATCACTTTCAGTGTCAAA GTTGTTTCAGGGGAATTTAGTGAAGACAGTGAGCCCTACAGTTTCACTCTGCAGGCTGGAGATGAGCTGTCGCTCATGGGGAAAGCAGAGCTTCTCTGTGCCACTCCCTCAAAGGAAAAGACGGGACTGAGCGCGCTTCTTAGACGACTAGGAAAGACTCCCAGAA GTAAAACGCCCTGCCTGGTCTGCATGAACCATCGCACCAATCAAAGTGTCAGTTTGCCCTTTGGCTGCCGTGGACGCTTCTGCACACGCTCTCCACTGGAGCAAGGCATGCTGGGGGGGGAGCACACGGTGCGCAGCATCATCGAGAGAGTCCGCCTCCCCGTCAACGTGTCTGTGCCGTCGAGGCCGCCACGAAACCCCTACGACCGTCACGCAGTACGAGAGGGCCACCGCTACAAGCTGCTCAACATAGTCAGCAAGACGGTGGTGCTCTGCATGGTTCTCCGCCATCAGGAAGTCTCCCCCTCCCACTTTTTGTTGCTGCGTTGCATGCCCCGGTTTAATGTGGCCGAGGCCTCCGTGCACAAAGCAGCATTGGAGAGCCTTCTTCTGCGACATGCATTTGACCCAGATGCCTACTCTCGTGCTGTTAGAGAAACTCGGCCAGAATTGGAGTGTATGACTGAGGAGTGTGTGAGCCCACGGCGCTCTCGCGTGTGCGTGTCGAGCCAGGACTCATTGGCACCGGCACTGCAGCGTCTCTCAATGTGCGGGTATGTTGGTGGAGTCTCAGACAGCGTATCTCAGCGCTGCAGGGACTCCCTTGGAGAGCGGCTAGGGGAGGGGCCAGGTGAGGAGAGGGAGTATGTGACTCCTGAATGGACTGAGGGTGAAATGAGGACCGCTGAGGAAATCCCTTATGAGGAACTCTGGACCAATCAAAATGCAGAGGGCTTAGGAAAGGAGCCAAACCTCATATCCTTCCATTCATCTTCCTCACTGGATGGTTCTCTTGGTACCGTGGTGACAAGAGTGTCTACCCCGCCACCTGTACCTCCAAAATCTGATGCT tttttgcagtgtttcGGGGAGGATTGTTCTTTTAGGAGAAACCACTATCATCAGTTCCACATTGCCATGGGAGCTGTTATTGACCTGGGTTGGTCGTACGTGTCTACTTATCTCCATCAAT GTGAGAGAGGAGTGTCGCTATTTGATCGCCCCTCCAGTTCCCCCTCGTTGCTCCAAAGGAGGCTCCATCTCCAGTCCAGCTCCCAGCCCTCCTGTTCCACCTCGCTTCCCCAAAACGTCCACCTCCCCGAGACCAAACATCTCCTTTTACTCCTCTGGACTACAGGACAG TTGCTCCCCCTCCCCCGATGCCTCCCTCTACTGTTACCCGTGCTCTTGGGGTGA
- the atp5mj gene encoding ATP synthase F(0) complex subunit j, mitochondrial: MAGRAFASWWSLMSPYYTKAYQEMWAGVGIMTYLYYKVSYGGKKKAVKDKPHH; this comes from the exons ATGGCTGGACGTGCGTTTGCAAGCTGGTGGTCCCTGATGAGCCCTTACTACACTAAGGCATACCAAGAGATGTGGGCTGGTGTTGGCATCATGACATACCTGTACTACAAAGTTTCCTATGGGG GCAAGAAGAAGGCTGTGAAGGACA agcCCCACCATTGA
- the gareml gene encoding GRB2-associated and regulator of MAPK protein 2 isoform X1 produces MEKLSASLSEITWSPLALPLDAVVSKFRLPTLVRLAHGECVEGLSEDDVVLLHSCRQWTTVTAHSLEEGHYVIGPKIDIPLQYQGKFKLLDEDRDVRDPVQYFSSVEEVAGAFPDRVFVMETITFSVKVVSGEFSEDSEPYSFTLQAGDELSLMGKAELLCATPSKEKTGLSALLRRLGKTPRSKTPCLVCMNHRTNQSVSLPFGCRGRFCTRSPLEQGMLGGEHTVRSIIERVRLPVNVSVPSRPPRNPYDRHAVREGHRYKLLNIVSKTVVLCMVLRHQEVSPSHFLLLRCMPRFNVAEASVHKAALESLLLRHAFDPDAYSRAVRETRPELECMTEECVSPRRSRVCVSSQDSLAPALQRLSMCGYVGGVSDSVSQRCRDSLGERLGEGPGEEREYVTPEWTEGEMRTAEEIPYEELWTNQNAEGLGKEPNLISFHSSSSLDGSLGTVVTRVSTPPPVPPKSDAVREECRYLIAPPVPPRCSKGGSISSPAPSPPVPPRFPKTSTSPRPNISFYSSGLQDSCSPSPDASLYCYPCSWGDCSAPNPTSPEPVSGIPTDNTANPQPAQATWAEPWVDSFTSSGLRLRPPPPQSRFAPFGALNPFNRQSPCPSPEPAPNSTTDSSRGAEGGGTSTGVPEGLSPLPDPTWRPPADLSALSLEEVSACLRFIGLSEAAVSVFQRERIDGSLLVQLTEDILSHDFHLSRLHVTKITQFIQGWRPKI; encoded by the exons ATGGAGAAGTTGTCGGCGAGCCTGTCGGAGATCACTTGGAGCCCGTTGGCGCTGCCGCTGGACGCGGTGGTCAGCAAGTTCCGTCTGCCCACTCTGGTCCGCCTGGCCCACG GTGAATGTGTGGAGGGTCTGTCAGAGGACGATGTGGTGCTCTTACACTCCTGCCGTCAGTGGACCACAGTGACGGCCCACAGCTTAGAGGAGGGTCACTATGTAATTGGTCCCAAAATTGACATCCCTCTGCAGTATCAGG GCAAATTCAAGTTGCTGGATGAAGACCGGGACGTCAGGGATCCAGTCCAGTATTTCTCTAGTGTGGAGGAGGTTGCTGGTGCCTTTCCAGACCGAGTTTTTGTCATGGAGACGATCACTTTCAGTGTCAAA GTTGTTTCAGGGGAATTTAGTGAAGACAGTGAGCCCTACAGTTTCACTCTGCAGGCTGGAGATGAGCTGTCGCTCATGGGGAAAGCAGAGCTTCTCTGTGCCACTCCCTCAAAGGAAAAGACGGGACTGAGCGCGCTTCTTAGACGACTAGGAAAGACTCCCAGAA GTAAAACGCCCTGCCTGGTCTGCATGAACCATCGCACCAATCAAAGTGTCAGTTTGCCCTTTGGCTGCCGTGGACGCTTCTGCACACGCTCTCCACTGGAGCAAGGCATGCTGGGGGGGGAGCACACGGTGCGCAGCATCATCGAGAGAGTCCGCCTCCCCGTCAACGTGTCTGTGCCGTCGAGGCCGCCACGAAACCCCTACGACCGTCACGCAGTACGAGAGGGCCACCGCTACAAGCTGCTCAACATAGTCAGCAAGACGGTGGTGCTCTGCATGGTTCTCCGCCATCAGGAAGTCTCCCCCTCCCACTTTTTGTTGCTGCGTTGCATGCCCCGGTTTAATGTGGCCGAGGCCTCCGTGCACAAAGCAGCATTGGAGAGCCTTCTTCTGCGACATGCATTTGACCCAGATGCCTACTCTCGTGCTGTTAGAGAAACTCGGCCAGAATTGGAGTGTATGACTGAGGAGTGTGTGAGCCCACGGCGCTCTCGCGTGTGCGTGTCGAGCCAGGACTCATTGGCACCGGCACTGCAGCGTCTCTCAATGTGCGGGTATGTTGGTGGAGTCTCAGACAGCGTATCTCAGCGCTGCAGGGACTCCCTTGGAGAGCGGCTAGGGGAGGGGCCAGGTGAGGAGAGGGAGTATGTGACTCCTGAATGGACTGAGGGTGAAATGAGGACCGCTGAGGAAATCCCTTATGAGGAACTCTGGACCAATCAAAATGCAGAGGGCTTAGGAAAGGAGCCAAACCTCATATCCTTCCATTCATCTTCCTCACTGGATGGTTCTCTTGGTACCGTGGTGACAAGAGTGTCTACCCCGCCACCTGTACCTCCAAAATCTGATGCT GTGAGAGAGGAGTGTCGCTATTTGATCGCCCCTCCAGTTCCCCCTCGTTGCTCCAAAGGAGGCTCCATCTCCAGTCCAGCTCCCAGCCCTCCTGTTCCACCTCGCTTCCCCAAAACGTCCACCTCCCCGAGACCAAACATCTCCTTTTACTCCTCTGGACTACAGGACAG TTGCTCCCCCTCCCCCGATGCCTCCCTCTACTGTTACCCGTGCTCTTGGGGTGACTGCTCTGCCCCTAATCCTACTAGTCCTGAGCCTGTCTCTGGCATCCCTACAGACAACACAGCCAATCCTCAGCCTGCACAAGCCACCTGGGCAGAGCCATGGGTGGATTCCTtcacttcctctggacttcgaCTCAGACCGCCACCCCCACAGAGTCGATTTGCTCCCTTTGGGGCGTTGAACCCCTTCAACCGCCAGTCCCCTTGTCCCTCGCCTGAGCCTGCTCCCAATTCCACAACAGATTCTTCCAGAGGCGCGGAGGGTGGTGGGACATCAACAGGAGTCCCTGAGGGGTTGTCCCCGCTCCCTGACCCTACCTGGCGACCTCCCGCTGACCTGTCTGCTCTGTCATTGGAGGAAGTCTCAGCTTGCCTGCGGTTTATTGGCCTATCAGAGGCAGCGGTGTCCGTGTTCCAAAGGGAGCGAATCGATGGCAGCTTGCTGGTGCAGCTGACTGAAGATATCTTGTCACATGACTTCCACCTGAGCCGACTCCATGTGACCAAGATCACACAATTCATACAGGGCTGGAGGCCCAAAATCTAA